In the genome of Stomoxys calcitrans chromosome 4, idStoCalc2.1, whole genome shotgun sequence, the window TTGGCCATTTGAACGGCAGGGTCCAAGGCTGTAATGCGGTGGAATTTTTCGGAGGTTTCATCATAGTACTTCTGGCCAGCGACACCAGCAACATTGGCACCAACACCTTGACCCACAACATGGATGATTTCGGCAGGCACATCGCATTCTTCGCTCAATTCAACAAAAGTCTTGCCGAACATTTCACCGCAACGTTCAACATCCAAGGAGGCATAACGTTTGACATCGGTGATGGTGTTGCCCAAATCGATGACAATCAAGCTGCGGCCAAGTTGTTTTTGATCTTCCCAGTTGCGGCGTTCCTCACCAGCATTCCATTGGGCATAGGCATGGGGTTGTTGGCTGACACGTTCCAAGTAGGCTTCAATGAAGTCCTTGTTGGCCTCTTTAACACTTTCCAAGGATTGGGGCAAGCCAGTAATGAAAATGGTGACTTCATCATCTCCGAATTTGGGCATGTTCTTGGCGGTTTGAACATAACGGCTCAAATCGGTGGTTTCCTTGCGGCCATTGCTGTAGACATGGACGGGGATTTGGCTGGGGCTGGGCACATATTCAGGGGCTACGCCATGGCCAGCCTGGGTCAAATGATCtggaatagaaaaaaattggtaACTTTTAAACAACAGCTTTCATTCTAGGAGACAAGGCTTTACTTACAGTATTTGCGCATCAATTCAGCACCCTGTTCCAAAGGCATCTTCTCCAATTGCTCGAAGGTAACTTCATCCATGGATGGGGTGTGCTCCAATTCGATGGTCTTCATCCATTGGGAAGGATTCAaactgttgctgttgtagctTTTGTAGCTATTGCTGTTGCTGTGGTATTGTGTGGGGGAGGCCAAGACAGCGCCAGCCAAACAGGCCACAAGGCACAAAACTCCCAATGGATTCATCTTCGTCAATGTTATGGTTCTGTATTAAATGTGGATGACTTTGTGAATGCCCCTAGTCGACAATGCTTTAGAACCTGAACTGGGACTTTGTCGGTTTTTTGAAGGCATTTTATAGTCACAAAGTTAGCCTACACTTGCCGAATGTACATTTGTTACAATATTGCTGACACAGTTGGAGGGCTTTggttattttgcaattttttctcgTATTGTTTTTTGTTGAGAATATCATTTTGTCTTATGTAGAAAGTCTCATAGTCGGCTGGCttttcagaatattttttttttaattctagaAAATTGTtgggttttagttttttttctttttgagatAAATCAAAAATTCGGTACATCAAGAAagaattcaaaaataaatttagtcttgataaattttaaaagaaactttTTGCGACATTTCTAATAGTTGGGGCGTATATAATAAACAGAGTTTCTATTTAATTTCTGGCATAAATGTACGTACTTGATACCTCCAGACTATTCCGTTTCCAACGATACTGTGaggcaattaatttttatacccaccaccatgggatgggggtatactaatctagtcattacgtttgtaa includes:
- the LOC106082878 gene encoding vitellogenin-1-like encodes the protein MNPLGVLCLVACLAGAVLASPTQYHSNSNSYKSYNSNSLNPSQWMKTIELEHTPSMDEVTFEQLEKMPLEQGAELMRKYYHLTQAGHGVAPEYVPSPSQIPVHVYSNGRKETTDLSRYVQTAKNMPKFGDDEVTIFITGLPQSLESVKEANKDFIEAYLERVSQQPHAYAQWNAGEERRNWEDQKQLGRSLIVIDLGNTITDVKRYASLDVERCGEMFGKTFVELSEECDVPAEIIHVVGQGVGANVAGVAGQKYYDETSEKFHRITALDPAVQMAKDSHILTGLARNDAEFVDAIHTSALGLGTTRRVGDLDFFPEGPSAGSRNADNVVEASMLATHYYAESVRPGNEHNFPAREANSMAEYKNKESYGKRTYMGIAAARDLSGDFMLEVNPQSPYGKRTPAHNIKAYHSNAKSYQSGQNQQKHLFAPLAVY